In Malus sylvestris chromosome 16, drMalSylv7.2, whole genome shotgun sequence, the following are encoded in one genomic region:
- the LOC126606632 gene encoding long chain acyl-CoA synthetase 6, peroxisomal-like isoform X1 — translation MAHDANPLSSALICSLEAKTNVPTLLPMDPAAAQRRLKAINRHLATGVDSESPLRPNPTTAGEFFSEHGYSVVLPEKLDTGKWNVYRSARSPMKLVSRFPDHPEIGTLHDNFVHSVETFRDYKYLGTRIRVDGTVGDYKWMTYGEAGTARSGIGSGLIYNGIPKGSSIGLYFINRPEWLIVDHACSAYSYISVPLYDTLGPDAVKYIVNHAVMQVIFCVPQTLNSLLSFLADIPTVRLIVVVGGMDDQMPSLPSSAGVKVVTYSKLLSQGSSSLQPFCPPKPEDVATICYTSGTTGTPKGAVLTHGNLIANVAGTTIAIKFYPSDIYISYLPLAHIYERVNQVMTAYFGVAVGFYQGDNLKLMDDMAALRPTIFSSVPRLYNRIYAGITNAVKTSGVLRERLFNAAYNAKKQALLSGKNPSPMWDRLVFNKIKAKLGGRVRFMTSGASPLSPDVMQFLKICFSGEVAEGYGMTETSCVISAMDGDDKVCGHVGSPNPACEIKLVDVPEMNYTSDDQPYPRGEICVRGPIIFQGYHKDEVQTREVVDEDGWLHTGDIGLWLPGGRLKIIDRKKNIFKLAQGEYIAPEKIENVYAKCKFIAQCFVYGDSFNSSLVAIVAVDPDALKAWADSEGIKFEDVGKLCNDPRARAAVLADMDAAGREAQLRGFEFVKAVTLVLEPFTMENGLLTPTFKIKRPQAKEYYAKAISAMYSELVASESSPR, via the exons AGCATGGGTACAGTGTGGTGCTTCCAGAGAAATTAGACACAGGAAAGTGGAATGTATACAG ATCTGCACGCTCCCCAATGAAGCTTGTTAGTAGATTCCCCGATCATCCTGAAATTGGTACACTGCATGATAATTTTGT GCATTCAGTTGAAACTTTCCGAGATTACAAATATTTGGGCACACGAATTCGCGTTGATGGAACAGTTGGAGA TTACAAGTGGATGACATACGGAGAAGCAGGTACTGCTCGGTCAGGAATAGGTTCTGGCCTAATTTATAATGGAATACCAAAG GGATCTTCAATTGGATTGTATTTTATTAACAGACCTGAGTGGCTCATTGTTGATCATGCCTGCTCTGCGTATTCGTATATATCAGTTCCTTTGTATGACACTCTAG GTCCAGATGCTGTCAAGTACATTGTAAATCATGCTGTTATGCAAGTTATCTTTTGTGTGCCTCAAACATTGAATAGT TTATTGAGCTTCTTGGCGGATATTCCAACCGTACGCCTGATTGTG GTTGTTGGGGGGATGGATGATCAAATGCCATCTCTTCCGTCATCGGCTGGAGTGAAGGTTGTAACATATTCAAAATTGCTGTCTCAG GGCTCTAGTAGTCTTCAGCCTTTTTGCCCACCAAAACCAGAGGATGTTGCAACAATATGCTACACAAGTGGTACAACAGGCACTCCGAAG GGAGCTGTATTGACTCATGGAAACTTGATTGCAAATGTTGCTGGGACCACGATTGCTATCAAATTCTACCCGTCCGACAT CTACATATCATATCTTCCTTTGGCACACATTTATGAGCGGGTTAACCAGGTCATGACGGCATACTTTGGAGTTGCTGTTGGATTCTACCAAGGG gataatttaaaattaatggacGATATGGCAGCTCTAAGACCTACCATCTTCAGCAGTGTTCCTAGGCTGTATAACAGAATATATGcggg TATTACAAATGCGGTCAAGACATCCGGTGTACTGAGGGAGAGACTATTTAATGCTGCTTACAATGCCAAGAAGCAGGCACTATTAAGTG GAAAAAATCCATCCCCCATGTGGGATAGATTGGTATTCAATAAGATAAAGGCTAAGCTAGGAGGACGAGTTCGTTTTATGACGTCAGGTGCTTCACCCTTGTCACCTGATGTAATGCAGTTTTTGAAGAT ATGCTTTAGTGGTGAAGTGGCTGAAGGGTATGGAATGACTGAGACTTCTTGTGTTATTAGTGCTATGGATGGGGATGACAAAGTATGTGGGCATGTTGGCTCTCCTAATCCAGCTTGTG AAATAAAGCTTGTTGATGTTCCAGAAATGAACTATACATCTGATGATCAACCATATCCTCGTGGTGAAATCTGTGTGAGGGGTCCTATTATATTCCAAGGATATCACAAAGATGAAGTGCAGAC GAGGGAAGTGGTCGACGAAGATGGATGGCTTCATACTGGAGACATTGGGTTGTGGTTACCTGGAGGTCGTCTGAAAATTATTGATAG GAAGAAGAACATTTTCAAGTTGGCACAGGGAGAGTATATAGCTCCAGAGAAAATCGAGAATGTCTATGCCAAGTGCAAGTTTATTGCCCAGTGCTTTGTTTATG GCGAcagctttaattcttctttggTAGCGATTGTCGCAGTCGACCCGGATGCATTGAAAGCATGGGCTGATTCTGAAGGCATTAAG TTTGAAGATGTAGGGAAACTATGCAATGACCCAAGAGCAAGAGCAGCTGTATTGGCCGATATGGATGCTGCTGGCAGGGAAGCTCAG TTGAGAGGTTTCGAATTTGTAAAAGCCGTGACACTGGTGCTTGAACCGTTCACAATGGAGAATGGATTGCTCACTCCGACATTTAAG ATCAAGAGACCTCAAGCAAAGGAGTACTATGCAAAAGCAATATCGGCCATGTATTCAGAGCTCGTCGCTTCTGAATCCTCCCCTCGATAG
- the LOC126606632 gene encoding long chain acyl-CoA synthetase 6, peroxisomal-like isoform X2, with translation MAHDANPLSSALICSLEAKTNVPTLLPMDPAAAQRRLKAINRHLATGVDSESPLRPNPTTAGEFFSEHGYSVVLPEKLDTGKWNVYRSARSPMKLVSRFPDHPEIGTLHDNFVHSVETFRDYKYLGTRIRVDGTVGDYKWMTYGEAGTARSGIGSGLIYNGIPKGSSIGLYFINRPEWLIVDHACSAYSYISVPLYDTLGPDAVKYIVNHAVMQVIFCVPQTLNSLLSFLADIPTVRLIVVVGGMDDQMPSLPSSAGVKVVTYSKLLSQGSSSLQPFCPPKPEDVATICYTSGTTGTPKGAVLTHGNLIANVAGTTIAIKFYPSDIYISYLPLAHIYERVNQVMTAYFGVAVGFYQGDNLKLMDDMAALRPTIFSSVPRLYNRIYAGITNAVKTSGVLRERLFNAAYNAKKQALLSGKNPSPMWDRLVFNKIKAKLGGRVRFMTSGASPLSPDVMQFLKIGEVAEGYGMTETSCVISAMDGDDKVCGHVGSPNPACEIKLVDVPEMNYTSDDQPYPRGEICVRGPIIFQGYHKDEVQTREVVDEDGWLHTGDIGLWLPGGRLKIIDRKKNIFKLAQGEYIAPEKIENVYAKCKFIAQCFVYGDSFNSSLVAIVAVDPDALKAWADSEGIKFEDVGKLCNDPRARAAVLADMDAAGREAQLRGFEFVKAVTLVLEPFTMENGLLTPTFKIKRPQAKEYYAKAISAMYSELVASESSPR, from the exons AGCATGGGTACAGTGTGGTGCTTCCAGAGAAATTAGACACAGGAAAGTGGAATGTATACAG ATCTGCACGCTCCCCAATGAAGCTTGTTAGTAGATTCCCCGATCATCCTGAAATTGGTACACTGCATGATAATTTTGT GCATTCAGTTGAAACTTTCCGAGATTACAAATATTTGGGCACACGAATTCGCGTTGATGGAACAGTTGGAGA TTACAAGTGGATGACATACGGAGAAGCAGGTACTGCTCGGTCAGGAATAGGTTCTGGCCTAATTTATAATGGAATACCAAAG GGATCTTCAATTGGATTGTATTTTATTAACAGACCTGAGTGGCTCATTGTTGATCATGCCTGCTCTGCGTATTCGTATATATCAGTTCCTTTGTATGACACTCTAG GTCCAGATGCTGTCAAGTACATTGTAAATCATGCTGTTATGCAAGTTATCTTTTGTGTGCCTCAAACATTGAATAGT TTATTGAGCTTCTTGGCGGATATTCCAACCGTACGCCTGATTGTG GTTGTTGGGGGGATGGATGATCAAATGCCATCTCTTCCGTCATCGGCTGGAGTGAAGGTTGTAACATATTCAAAATTGCTGTCTCAG GGCTCTAGTAGTCTTCAGCCTTTTTGCCCACCAAAACCAGAGGATGTTGCAACAATATGCTACACAAGTGGTACAACAGGCACTCCGAAG GGAGCTGTATTGACTCATGGAAACTTGATTGCAAATGTTGCTGGGACCACGATTGCTATCAAATTCTACCCGTCCGACAT CTACATATCATATCTTCCTTTGGCACACATTTATGAGCGGGTTAACCAGGTCATGACGGCATACTTTGGAGTTGCTGTTGGATTCTACCAAGGG gataatttaaaattaatggacGATATGGCAGCTCTAAGACCTACCATCTTCAGCAGTGTTCCTAGGCTGTATAACAGAATATATGcggg TATTACAAATGCGGTCAAGACATCCGGTGTACTGAGGGAGAGACTATTTAATGCTGCTTACAATGCCAAGAAGCAGGCACTATTAAGTG GAAAAAATCCATCCCCCATGTGGGATAGATTGGTATTCAATAAGATAAAGGCTAAGCTAGGAGGACGAGTTCGTTTTATGACGTCAGGTGCTTCACCCTTGTCACCTGATGTAATGCAGTTTTTGAAGAT TGGTGAAGTGGCTGAAGGGTATGGAATGACTGAGACTTCTTGTGTTATTAGTGCTATGGATGGGGATGACAAAGTATGTGGGCATGTTGGCTCTCCTAATCCAGCTTGTG AAATAAAGCTTGTTGATGTTCCAGAAATGAACTATACATCTGATGATCAACCATATCCTCGTGGTGAAATCTGTGTGAGGGGTCCTATTATATTCCAAGGATATCACAAAGATGAAGTGCAGAC GAGGGAAGTGGTCGACGAAGATGGATGGCTTCATACTGGAGACATTGGGTTGTGGTTACCTGGAGGTCGTCTGAAAATTATTGATAG GAAGAAGAACATTTTCAAGTTGGCACAGGGAGAGTATATAGCTCCAGAGAAAATCGAGAATGTCTATGCCAAGTGCAAGTTTATTGCCCAGTGCTTTGTTTATG GCGAcagctttaattcttctttggTAGCGATTGTCGCAGTCGACCCGGATGCATTGAAAGCATGGGCTGATTCTGAAGGCATTAAG TTTGAAGATGTAGGGAAACTATGCAATGACCCAAGAGCAAGAGCAGCTGTATTGGCCGATATGGATGCTGCTGGCAGGGAAGCTCAG TTGAGAGGTTTCGAATTTGTAAAAGCCGTGACACTGGTGCTTGAACCGTTCACAATGGAGAATGGATTGCTCACTCCGACATTTAAG ATCAAGAGACCTCAAGCAAAGGAGTACTATGCAAAAGCAATATCGGCCATGTATTCAGAGCTCGTCGCTTCTGAATCCTCCCCTCGATAG